taaaagttgaaaatagggtataattgaaaattttcctaagtcatgtataaatgaaaaaaaattataagatgagtggtttttaagtaattaggcctaattaattcaattgttattttttactgTTAACTAACATGATAATTAGGTGATCAATAtgatatcaataattaaattttcttacaaaattcTCCCACAAAAGGGTTGAGAAGAAACATATTGAGCGAGCAATCCAAAAAAGAAGTGGAATTGGTATGGAACTGAAAAAAGAGAGTACAATACAAATATTGCAAACAAATACAATGATCTAAAAAAAACAACACAAACTCCCAAGCATAAAGCACAGATCAAGAGACATaagataaaaaacaaaatatcatAGCAATTAGAACTGAAAAGTAATATAAActccatcatcatcatcaattcAATCATATGAATAAATTGTGAGATGATCAtggaatttatatatttttcattttgctAGCTAGGGTTTCCAAGCTGAAGCCCATACTACTGGTTCTTCTTTCCATGTCAAGTAAAGTCCGTTTTGTTCATCTTGCACAAGTGAGGACCATCCACTTCTATATCTCTTAAGCAATGCCTTAACATCATCAACAACATCATCGCTATATCGCACCGGCGTAAAGGTTTCCCCGAGTCTTTCCGACCACTGGGTACCTTTTTCTCTTCTCTCGCATTCGTCTCCATCGCCATTTTCTTCATGATCACAAGCTAAAACCCTAACTATGCTTCTTGAACATTCCCTTTCTAACATCAATCTCTCATTACTAGTTGGAGCAAAGCTCTCTTCTAACATCTCGAAATATAGTGTGTAATACCTTAAACACTCTTCAAAACACTTGACAAAGTCATATCTTGAGCTAGTAAAATCAGCTTCTTCTTCAACAATTGTCACAATTCGAGGGTTAAGTGATCGAAACATTCGAATAATGGAACTTCTTTCGTCTACATCGACTAATCTCAATGCTCCGATACAGTTGATCGCGATAGCTTCATCTTCTTGAACGTTTAGCGCTTCCGCCGAGAGTTCTGAGAGGCtgtttatatcatttatgaCATTAATTTCGAACGGAACACCCATTAACCTAGCAAATTTCTCCATTCTTTGACCTATTTCCTTCATGATTGATCTTATTATGCTAGAAGTTACAACAATAGTGAGCTTCAAATGAGGTGTTTCATCATTTCTTGTAGCTAAAGCTTCTAGTAAAGTAGGCCATTGAGTACAAAGAGTATTACTAATATCTATTATATGAAGTTTTGTTTCACCTTCTAAAGATTCCAAAATTGCACCATTAGAAGAAACATGACCAAAAGTAGTCCAAGGGCTTACCTCCTGAAATTTAAGTATCAATTTTCTAGCAGAATCAAAGGAGTGACTCTTTTCAGCAACTGAAGTTAGGGTTTTGAAGCATCTTTGGCCCGACTCGGTTGCTTTGCAAAACAAAGCTTGCAAGAAATAAGAAGCTAATTTCTGATCACAATCACCATAAGGAGAAGAAAGCTCATTCAACATCCATAAGAGTTGATGAATTTTTGTTGAATCTTTATCAGAAATGGCTCTTGCACATTCTTTAAGAAGCTTTGATGCCCATTTGTGATCCGTCGTCCCCGAAGATGAGCCGATACCGTAAATAGGGTCATGAACGGAATCCGATGACCGGCTAGTCGATGTGTGGCTAGTATTTGGAAGATGactgttgttgttgttgttgtggtTGGTGCTATGCATGTCGGCTAAAGAAACAAGTGGAGCGGCTAAAGATGGATATGCATCGTCGCTAATTGTTGgaaattgtatttgttttggaGTAAAGAGAGCTATGTCCATGTGTAATGGGGGAGGCCCCCTTTGACTCTACAGGAGGCTGCTTCAGCAGCTGCTTCTGTGTTCTTGCTGCTGCTTCGCAaaactctttttcatttgattttcttgAAATTGATCTAAAGTACAAAGCTATATGATATAGATTTACATAGCACTATATTCTTAAGGTCATtgtcacatatatatatatatataattttattattataaatatgtaaTTTCTTGTTTCCACTATATGCAATTATTAATATACGTGAGTTTAGACATCTACTATACGAGAGATATATATTGTTATGACTATGAGTGTGTGATTTTTCTATGCAACTCTAAAATATTTGGAATGTAACAATTTTGGTAATTGATTTCGATGGttactgtaatttttttaatttacagtttggttgctaaattttaaattattataaattggttatcaTATTTTGCTTTTAGTGACACCGTTAGGTTTCTAATGAAATCTGGTTAATTTATTCGTACTTCAATATCCTCTAATCTTCGCATGAGCCACACAAACAAAAGGCCTCACACCGCTTTACTATGTCACCTTCACCattcttttatatttgaaattttaaaataaattatggttGTCACGTAGGTATAAATTGGCTGAATTTCATTTAAGCTTGTCGGAGTCACTTAACATATATAGTTGATGGATACACCACCAGAATAGCACACAAGATTGACACAGGTGGCGTTggtcactgactcagagacaagtccgaagtcactgactcagagacaagtccgaagtcactgactcagtaCGCAGTGTTACCAGAAGACCAGATGCCCTTATTCCGTGAAATCAGGGATAAGGACGAATTTTACCTAATTTTAATAAGAAGATGAACTCAAATCAGTAACAAGACTCATACTACAACGCAATAACTATCTATTATACATTAATGGACCTAGGTCAGGTAAAGGACACCTTTTATTACTGATATTCACTCCAAACTCTTATCAATTCAGTcaatctgacttaggcatcggagggtgttcgagccaacaccggctcgaatccttttAACCTATCTTTTCTGTGTAGATTGAAGATCACACTCAGACCGGCCACATCACGACCGGATCCAGCGTCACGGGAACCATCAATAGTAATTAGTTAGAAACgtcttaaaatttaataaacaaacTGCAAATAGTAGAAAGTAAGATAACCCTTAGAATCAATTATTCGTAACAGTTGGGTTCATGTAACTCATTTCTGTGAAAAGTTATTTTCAGGAAAGTAAAACTCATTTGGTGAAAAGCTATTTTcagaaaagtaaaattttaaatttaaagtgaCACATGATAAAACACATTATCAATTAGAGGAACTATTTAGCATATGCTTCAACTAATCAAAGAATGTTTACAGGAAATAATGTATTCTACtggaaaattataattaattagaactAAGAGTTATTCTTGCATGATGTGCTGCTTTATCATATCTAATGTAGCACAAAATTTTAGTGCATCCAAAGGCCAAAATTAATGGAATCAAACATGAAaccatatattatatatataatggggATAAAACAATCATTAGGTGACAATCCACATTGTTGTTAATGGAAGATGGAGTTTTTGGCAAGGAATAAAACATTTATtcccaaaattaaattaataaacttaTAGATTGTTCGATGGCAACTCAATCATgttaaatgataaataacaaataacatattttcttgatttaaCGTACAAACAAATAGATGATGATGATAAAAGCAATATAAATACATTTTTGAAAGAGATTTGCTAATTAACAATTAAAgtgactttttaattttaataatgtgATGTATGCTAGCTTTTTtacttaaatataaaaaactttCAATTGTCAACTTTACTAGCTTTCTTCATCGGTCAATCAGATTCCATCATtgatttgttattattataaattgatatttacataataattattaattgtgtCAATAATGTTTCTGAAGAAAGATAGATGATGATCTAGCCTCAGCCTGGAGTTATTAATTAACCAGGGCTACGTTTTTTCAATTACAATCCAGGGAGAAAAATCGAATCTAACACTAATATATCGAAATACACTATTTTCATTACTATTTATACAGAAAAATCTTTAATTAATATCGAGTATAGTTAGTTAGAagtataaaaaattcaaaaataatttttaatctaATATAGAAAAACATGCTTAAGCAATTATAAACATAACATTGTTTGCAAATTGTCTTGTAAAATACACATTAAAATTACATGACTAATTtagtataataaaaattaagtttttaattttataatagaaGACTGACAAaccttttataataaaataacacataaaatttcattaaaaaaagactataaataaaatattcaataaaaaatagcCTTTAAATGATTGCATCTTATTTACCATTGTAAGGTATCTATTTTTGATTcttaattaatgaaaaaattaaatttgatatgtactttatcgataaattttaactaatcaaaatataagagatgatttttttttaactatttattaaaattatagaaataaaacaacataaaaaaatgacTATCATCAAccgtaaattaaattattgacaACGgccaaaaaataattagttattCAAAAGTTTCATTGCTATCACTAGAAAGCTACATGAAGTCtctataatattaataaagttTACATCACCATTTGATTTAACACACCAATATGTTCCCTAGTCAGGAAAATAAAATATGCATGAAAATGCttcttttgttttgttcttGGTTCTTGATGtgttcatttcaattgtatgaTATTTTTTATGTGTATACACTAATTAATTGTATGCATATTTGATAATGACTTGGGCactaaatacttaaataatttGGTTTTGAAAAACAAGTAAATTGTTTATGAATActagtttaattttcaaattatgcTTGATTGTAAGCTATGATTTGTAGATAGTTTGATTATTGGCAAAAGGTATCGATAAACTCATACAGCGAGATAATATTAATACTTAAATTCATATGGTGaatgaagatccatttaaactcTAGTATTCTAAAAAGAATTGTGCGAAAGAACTCTATCATTAACATCGTTTAACTTGGATTTCTTTAATACAGTCTTACGGTGGCCGATCTAATAAGAGAATAAGATACTCTCTAATCTAGAATGCTAGAGAATGAAGCAGAATTTATAGTAAATtcaaagttaaaattttaatatttttaattcatgaTTACATAGACTTATCGGTACATTTTATCTTGATTATACAGATAATTTTTGATGtaattataagtttttttttaggAGTTAAAGACTAATTAAATTACTTCTTCCGAATAAAACTTCAAACTTTGCAAGGCTAAACAAAAAGGTAGCAAACACTTTGGGAAAAGAAGGAGAAAGGTGAGGTTGaccataaaaataaaagttggttatTGATCTTTACCAAAAGCTGTCAATATGGCCGTATGCATAAAAAGGAAGGAGAACAGATTCGAAGAAGCAAAAGAaagcaaataaaagaaaaaagcaCCGACATCCATGGATTTACATTATTCCAAAATGATTAAGGGAAATGTAAAATTTACTCATCTTAATATAATATGCTtttgttaaaaagaaaaaaaatatgctttcattatttattcattatttgCGACTTTTTATCACTTTCATTACAacgaaaaagataaattttaagTCTGAAATTTTCAAATTGGAATTATATGTATCTCTACCCCTAAAATAGTTTTTCATCACTGACAATAAAAGGGTTGAAATTTTTTACGATTACCGAACTATAACGTTTTCACGAAATTGTTATCGAAATATAATAAGTTGCAAATTGTTGTAATATTGATACCGATTATTAAATCTTTgataccaattgtcgtgaccaGTTCTTGACCGGGTTGGTATGCGCAGCAGAATCGACACCATTcagtaggtatttaattatggatttgatcaacaaattacaatatagcaaaataataaataacacaagagatttacgtgatTCTGCATTAAAGCatacatccacgggcgaaagatttgagccatccactaatcatcaaaaagagtacaaaaatggtggagaatcaccaaatagagaacatctctaataaatatgcccttagaataaaaacccacaaagtgtttaactctctacaagaagtaacccAAAAGGTTAGAATTAACTTTTATTCCTCACACCACACACACCccccttttccccttattcacatcaatgtctacattgtgtgttcggtttttgatgtcttctaaaaggtgaataagatagtgtatatatagtgaataaataatctatatggcattaggaatattaattctaattggatttatacttcctaatttagccaatgataacaaagttattCTTCTaccaaacacttcattaatagagtcctaatacaaataggaattagaattctaggcatattccaacaatctccaccttgacttgaattctccaataaactgtgattactgttgtgttccaccttctccatttaagtccaaactgaacttattccaaaaaagaggttctttgaggaggaccatacaagcttcaagaacgtcttgaacttgctgaaaccaaaatgacttgaagatttactatcttcgggtgtatcaatcaaaatttcacgaagcttcaaattttgttggtcttaaaactgataccagaaacaaacgtcattagtagcctataatgattaaatcaaaaaacaaatgttgaggTCGTAGCATATCCCTTAATCTTCATAAGTCGACCAACCCAATGAGCATACATCACAAGTGCAGCATCCAATCTCACTTCATCGTCAAATAATTCATAAAACTCATAGTTTTATATACTGAGATACCAGACATGTGCATATAGAAATCATGTTGAACATTCATTATTGCTCCAACCGTCTCATTATGCATCTTGTCCTTAACTGAACCAATATCCAAAATTCTGCATGTATTGACCGTTACCCATAACTACACTCCACTATCAACTCAGTTGTAGAcggaaaaccaatcgaaattggcacatatgtgatatgaacaacctgaatctgcataaattttggataaaaaatattttgcctaTCTCAAAACAAATTGGCTTATGAGCGATTCAATAGTGACGCCGttccaaattacaaacgttgtaattcatcttgtgtctaagattgctacttattcataacaaaatctcttttgcaatatcatgattttatcaaaatctgattATGCCCAAACGAACTCTTCATTTAATAAACTCTTAAAagcaatttttaaattcaaatcacTAATAGAATTTTATGAGAGTAAAAAGAGATTACCCCAATCATTCATCTTACAAAGGCTCTATAAAATCTTCAAATAGTTGTGTTTAGAAAAGTCatacatttttttctttgtagTTTAAAGTAGCATATTGATCTCCATCACAAAAATCTccttaagaattttaatacccaagtctgtcttcaattgacgactttcggcacttccaaatttggtggcttctctatctccaaaACATCTTCTTTGTGTCAAGTAATTGTGCCTTGCGAAATCCTCCAAATAATACTTTgccataataatcataatccaaaattAATCTGAAACCAaattggctctgataccaattgttgtaacattgataccgattgttaaatctttgataccaattgtcgtgaccaGTTCTTGACCAGATTGGTATGcacagcggaatcgaaaccattctgtaggtatttaattatgaatttgatcaacaaattacaatatagcaaaataataaataacacaagagatttacgtggttctgcattaaagcgtacatccacgggcgaaagattcaagccatccactaatcaccaaaaggagtacaaaaatggtggagaatcaccaaatagagaacatctctaataaatatgcccttagaataaaaacccacaaagtgtttaactctctacaagaagtaacccAAAGGGTTAGAATTAACTTTTATTCCTCACGCCACACACACCCCCCGTTTctccttattcacatcaatgtctacattgtgtgttcggtttttggtgtcttcaaaaaggtgaataagatagtgtatatatagtgaataaataatctatatggcattaggaatattaatcctaattggatttatactccTAATttagccaatgataacaaagttattcttctcccaaacacttcattaatagagtcctaatacaaataggaattagaattctaggcatattccaacacAAATGATTATCGGGCTATAAATTCTTTACAGAACGTTTACCGACTTGCTGATGTGGATGAAACATCGATGTTCGTTCATGCTAAAGCCGATAATCATTTTGTAAAATGTTATAATTTGGTAAGCAGTTTGTAAAAAATAGCCTATAGTCTGGTAATCGTTTTGTGACCTTTTGAAATTTGGTAACACTTTCGTAAAAACACTTCCATAACTTTTTAATAGCTTTTTATAATTCGGTAAccttttttgtaaaaaaagtaTAGTCTGGTAACTGTAAAAACTAACCTaacaagaaaagaaagttgCATAACTTTTGATGAAAAGTTTTGAGTAAAGAacttcttttagttttataatccTTTAAATGAGGGCTAATGGTATAAAAAAAAAGTCTCCATCTTTTAGCCTCTTTTCGTTTGCACCATGACGTTGTGATTATCAAATTTCAGAGAAGAAAACGAAagctttattgataaaaaaa
This region of Mercurialis annua linkage group LG1-X, ddMerAnnu1.2, whole genome shotgun sequence genomic DNA includes:
- the LOC126681002 gene encoding protein SHORT-ROOT-like, with the protein product MDIALFTPKQIQFPTISDDAYPSLAAPLVSLADMHSTNHNNNNNSHLPNTSHTSTSRSSDSVHDPIYGIGSSSGTTDHKWASKLLKECARAISDKDSTKIHQLLWMLNELSSPYGDCDQKLASYFLQALFCKATESGQRCFKTLTSVAEKSHSFDSARKLILKFQEVSPWTTFGHVSSNGAILESLEGETKLHIIDISNTLCTQWPTLLEALATRNDETPHLKLTIVVTSSIIRSIMKEIGQRMEKFARLMGVPFEINVINDINSLSELSAEALNVQEDEAIAINCIGALRLVDVDERSSIIRMFRSLNPRIVTIVEEEADFTSSRYDFVKCFEECLRYYTLYFEMLEESFAPTSNERLMLERECSRSIVRVLACDHEENGDGDECERREKGTQWSERLGETFTPVRYSDDVVDDVKALLKRYRSGWSSLVQDEQNGLYLTWKEEPVVWASAWKP